The Ignatzschineria rhizosphaerae genome contains a region encoding:
- a CDS encoding c-type cytochrome encodes MKNILIASTLSLLLSSVAIAQTAAVSMDDQSQIPHAPKIATGEEYHQPPLDSEIPDNAYGDMIRKGQAIFVDTKREVPEYVGNGMNCVNCHMDQGKMANAAPLWGAYPMYPAYRSKNNKVNTYAERIQGCFEFSMNGTAPAADSEAMTALITYSYWLAKNAPTGVSLPGRGYPEVKQPEAGYSIERGEVVYKENCAVCHGDDGLGQMVGELYVFPPLWGKDSFNWGAGMHRINTAADFIKANMPLGKGETLTDQQAWDVAAFMNSHERPQDPRIIDGSVEKTRDKYHANDGVNLYGVEVNGKLLGQGI; translated from the coding sequence ATGAAAAATATTTTAATCGCATCAACACTCTCTCTTTTGCTCTCATCAGTAGCGATAGCGCAAACTGCCGCAGTATCAATGGATGATCAGTCTCAGATTCCTCATGCACCAAAAATAGCGACAGGTGAAGAGTATCATCAGCCTCCATTAGACAGTGAGATCCCTGATAACGCTTATGGTGATATGATCCGTAAAGGGCAGGCAATTTTTGTGGATACAAAACGAGAAGTTCCAGAATACGTTGGCAATGGTATGAACTGTGTAAACTGCCATATGGATCAAGGTAAAATGGCAAATGCAGCACCTTTATGGGGCGCATATCCTATGTATCCTGCTTATCGTAGTAAAAATAATAAAGTCAACACCTATGCTGAGCGTATTCAGGGCTGTTTTGAATTTAGTATGAATGGAACAGCGCCGGCTGCAGATAGCGAAGCAATGACGGCTTTAATCACTTACTCTTACTGGCTAGCTAAAAATGCGCCAACAGGAGTTTCATTACCAGGACGTGGTTATCCTGAGGTGAAGCAGCCAGAAGCAGGTTATAGCATTGAGCGTGGGGAAGTTGTTTATAAAGAGAATTGCGCTGTTTGTCATGGTGATGATGGCTTAGGACAGATGGTTGGTGAGCTTTATGTATTCCCACCGCTTTGGGGTAAAGATTCCTTTAACTGGGGCGCGGGAATGCATCGCATTAATACCGCCGCAGACTTTATTAAAGCGAATATGCCACTTGGTAAAGGGGAAACATTAACAGATCAACAAGCGTGGGATGTTGCGGCATTTATGAATAGTCATGAGCGCCCACAAGATCCGCGTATTATAGATGGTTCAGTTGAGAAAACTCGTGATAAATATCATGCAAATGATGGCGTGAATCTCTATGGTGTTGAGGTGAATGGCAAGCTATTAGGACAAGGGATTTAA
- the rlmH gene encoding 23S rRNA (pseudouridine(1915)-N(3))-methyltransferase RlmH, whose product MIVYLIAVGSNMPAWVKTGFDDYAGRLRHDVELKLIEVPALVRKKNADVKRILKEEGDKLLKAIPKNCLIVGLDVIGKEMTTPELSKRMESWMQSGQDVALLIGGPEGFSPEIKALFQQSISLSKLTLPHPMVRVLMAEQLFRAWSIINNHPYHRE is encoded by the coding sequence ATGATTGTTTATCTAATTGCCGTCGGTAGCAATATGCCGGCATGGGTAAAGACAGGATTTGATGATTATGCAGGAAGATTGCGTCACGATGTGGAGCTAAAGCTGATTGAAGTGCCGGCACTTGTTCGTAAGAAAAATGCAGATGTTAAACGTATTTTAAAAGAAGAGGGCGATAAGCTTTTAAAGGCAATTCCTAAAAACTGTTTAATTGTAGGGTTAGATGTCATTGGCAAAGAGATGACGACTCCTGAACTGAGTAAGCGAATGGAATCGTGGATGCAATCAGGGCAAGATGTGGCGTTATTAATTGGGGGGCCTGAAGGCTTTTCTCCAGAAATTAAGGCGCTTTTTCAACAATCTATCTCTCTTTCAAAGTTAACATTACCTCATCCGATGGTGCGAGTTTTAATGGCAGAACAACTTTTTAGGGCGTGGAGTATTATCAATAATCATCCATATCATCGAGAATAG
- a CDS encoding class I SAM-dependent methyltransferase, which yields MTNSTNWFESGGEQYAQYRPQYPESLGKVLASLTKERHKALDIGCGTGQLTTILANHFDKVTGIDPSESQIHNAKPHPNISYDVANAEELPTSLSDINLITVAQAAHWLDLPKFYQEIKKVSAPNALLALISYGILQSDAHIKARFDQFYHQEIGSYWPSERKMVEEGYQNIHFPFPEIPVQDAEIKLEWNFEAFMGYISTWSAVRKAQDAGKTALLLRFHQDILELWGDPKQLRIMTWPIKMRVGKIHESLRKDSEIDYIKGDRFF from the coding sequence ATGACAAATAGCACAAACTGGTTTGAGTCTGGTGGAGAGCAATATGCCCAATATCGACCTCAATATCCTGAATCTCTAGGAAAAGTTCTCGCGTCTCTCACAAAAGAGCGCCATAAAGCGCTCGATATTGGTTGCGGTACAGGTCAATTAACAACGATCTTAGCCAATCATTTTGACAAAGTTACCGGCATTGATCCTAGCGAAAGCCAAATTCATAACGCAAAGCCCCATCCTAATATATCCTATGATGTCGCTAATGCCGAAGAGCTCCCAACATCTCTCTCAGATATTAATTTAATTACCGTAGCTCAAGCTGCCCACTGGTTAGATCTTCCAAAATTCTATCAAGAGATTAAAAAAGTGAGTGCTCCCAATGCGCTACTAGCACTTATTAGCTACGGTATTTTACAGTCTGACGCTCATATTAAGGCAAGATTTGATCAGTTTTATCATCAAGAAATTGGATCATATTGGCCCAGTGAACGCAAAATGGTCGAAGAAGGCTATCAAAATATTCACTTTCCTTTCCCAGAAATTCCCGTGCAAGATGCTGAAATCAAGCTTGAATGGAATTTTGAAGCCTTCATGGGCTATATCTCCACTTGGTCTGCTGTTAGAAAAGCCCAAGATGCCGGAAAAACAGCCCTACTTCTAAGGTTTCATCAAGATATCCTTGAGCTATGGGGAGATCCTAAGCAGTTAAGAATCATGACTTGGCCTATCAAAATGCGAGTAGGAAAAATTCATGAGAGTTTGAGAAAAGATTCAGAAATAGACTATATCAAAGGCGATAGATTTTTCTAA
- the hemL gene encoding glutamate-1-semialdehyde 2,1-aminomutase: protein MSQFDELYREAQKYIPGGVNSPVRAFKQVGGAPVFFKKGEGAYVYDEAGKKYIDYVGSWGPMIVGHTHPEVLDAVIETAKNGLSFGAPTVSETELAKRVLELVPSMDQVRMVSSGTEATMSAIRLARGYTGRDKIVKFEGCYHGHSDSLLVKAGSGLLTFGEPSSPGVPADLTQHTIVIEFNNPEAVKEAFAKYGQEIACVIIEPIAGNMNCIPPQPGFLETIREECDKAGSVFIIDEVMTGFRVGKHSAQGLYGVTPDLSTFGKVIGGGMPVGAFGGKKAIMDHLSPNGAVYQAGTLSGNPVAMVAGIKTLELISKEGFYEDLAAKTDYLVKGIKEVFAKHNKPLSTNHVCGMFGLFFTDGEVKTFSDATKSDIEFFQAFYQGLLEEGIYLAPSAFEAGFMSSAHSYEDLDATISAMDRVISKMA, encoded by the coding sequence ATGAGTCAATTTGACGAGTTGTATCGTGAAGCGCAGAAATACATCCCTGGTGGCGTTAACTCACCAGTTCGTGCATTTAAACAAGTAGGTGGCGCACCTGTCTTCTTCAAAAAAGGAGAAGGCGCTTATGTTTATGATGAAGCTGGGAAAAAATATATCGACTATGTTGGCTCTTGGGGCCCAATGATTGTCGGTCATACGCATCCTGAAGTGCTCGATGCGGTTATCGAAACTGCCAAAAATGGACTCTCTTTTGGGGCTCCGACTGTCTCTGAAACAGAACTTGCCAAACGTGTATTAGAACTCGTCCCATCGATGGATCAAGTGCGCATGGTTAGCTCTGGCACAGAAGCGACAATGAGCGCTATTCGCCTTGCTCGTGGCTATACAGGACGAGATAAAATCGTGAAATTTGAAGGTTGCTACCATGGCCACTCAGATTCACTTTTAGTCAAAGCCGGATCAGGCCTTTTAACCTTTGGCGAACCATCATCACCGGGCGTTCCTGCGGATTTAACACAACATACAATTGTGATTGAGTTTAATAACCCTGAAGCTGTTAAAGAAGCTTTTGCAAAATATGGTCAAGAGATTGCTTGCGTCATTATCGAACCGATTGCCGGCAATATGAACTGCATTCCACCACAACCAGGTTTTTTAGAAACCATTCGTGAAGAGTGCGACAAAGCAGGTTCCGTATTTATTATTGATGAAGTGATGACGGGTTTTCGTGTTGGTAAACATTCAGCACAGGGTCTTTATGGGGTAACACCCGATCTTTCTACCTTTGGTAAAGTGATCGGCGGCGGTATGCCGGTCGGTGCTTTTGGTGGTAAGAAAGCAATTATGGATCACCTATCCCCAAATGGCGCTGTTTACCAAGCAGGAACCCTATCAGGAAACCCGGTTGCAATGGTTGCGGGTATTAAAACTTTAGAATTAATCTCTAAAGAGGGTTTCTATGAAGATTTAGCGGCAAAAACAGATTACCTTGTTAAAGGTATTAAAGAAGTCTTTGCGAAACACAATAAACCGCTTAGTACGAATCATGTTTGCGGGATGTTTGGGCTCTTCTTTACAGATGGTGAAGTAAAAACCTTCTCAGATGCGACGAAATCAGATATTGAGTTCTTCCAAGCATTTTATCAAGGCTTATTAGAAGAAGGAATCTACTTAGCACCAAGCGCATTTGAAGCAGGCTTCATGTCAAGCGCGCACAGTTATGAAGATTTAGATGCAACCATTTCTGCAATGGATCGAGTCATTTCTAAAATGGCATAA
- a CDS encoding integrase core domain-containing protein, whose protein sequence is MNIHRKTKLTPFHREEIWRLHHQEKFTVTYLAERFMVSRPTIYKVLKQGRLNLFVPLASKNERYRTIKYGIKRLAKIEKSIEEKLKKRAKRYNKNYPGEMVHVDTKRLPLLKGDLKNRTREYLFVGIDDFSRELYAGIYPDKSQFSAAEFLRWDLLEQCPYTVECTYSDNGREYKGTSEHAFVEMCLTHKINQKFTKPACPQTNGKAERVIRTLMEMWHNQEKFISSDDRKKKLKRFLNYYNTVKPHKGINGLTPYEVLENYFNTEV, encoded by the coding sequence ATGAATATCCATCGAAAAACAAAATTAACGCCGTTTCATCGAGAAGAGATTTGGCGATTACATCATCAAGAAAAATTTACCGTAACCTATCTAGCTGAGCGTTTTATGGTAAGCAGACCTACGATCTATAAAGTACTAAAACAAGGTAGATTGAACTTGTTTGTGCCATTAGCTAGTAAAAATGAACGTTATAGAACAATTAAGTATGGCATTAAACGTCTTGCAAAGATTGAAAAATCTATTGAAGAGAAACTTAAAAAGAGGGCTAAACGTTATAACAAAAACTATCCTGGCGAGATGGTCCATGTGGATACTAAACGGCTCCCTCTTTTAAAAGGGGATCTTAAAAATCGCACTAGAGAGTATTTATTTGTAGGAATTGATGATTTTTCAAGAGAACTTTATGCCGGTATTTATCCTGATAAATCACAGTTTAGTGCTGCTGAATTTCTTCGATGGGATCTGTTAGAACAGTGTCCCTATACTGTAGAATGCACCTATTCGGATAATGGGCGTGAGTATAAAGGTACATCAGAACATGCCTTTGTCGAAATGTGTCTAACACATAAGATTAATCAAAAGTTTACAAAGCCAGCTTGCCCTCAAACGAATGGAAAAGCAGAAAGAGTCATTCGAACACTCATGGAAATGTGGCATAATCAGGAAAAGTTTATCAGTTCAGATGATCGGAAAAAGAAGCTAAAACGATTTTTGAACTATTACAACACAGTAAAACCTCATAAGGGTATTAATGGTTTAACGCCTTATGAAGTTTTAGAAAATTATTTTAACACTGAAGTGTAA
- the rpmG gene encoding 50S ribosomal protein L33, with protein sequence MREKVKLVSSAGTGHFYTTDKNKRTTTEKLEFKKYDPVVRKHVLYTEARLK encoded by the coding sequence ATGAGAGAAAAAGTAAAATTAGTATCTTCAGCAGGTACAGGTCACTTCTACACGACCGATAAGAACAAACGTACAACAACTGAAAAGTTAGAATTCAAAAAATACGATCCAGTTGTTCGTAAACACGTTCTTTACACTGAAGCCCGCTTAAAATAA
- the rpe gene encoding ribulose-phosphate 3-epimerase, with protein MKQPYWIAPSILSANFAKLGEEVDAVLAGGADIIHFDVMDNHYVENLTFGPMICQALRDYGVTAPIDVHLMVSPVDRMIEAFAKAGATYITFHPEASLHVDRSLQLIKSLGCKAGLVLNPATPINVLDHVWDYLDMVLVMSVNPGFGGQKFIPTSLDKLKTLRAMIDEKTAGTDREIRLEIDGGVNVHNIKEIAEAGADTFVAGSAIFNSDLSYQDIIGKMKGQLA; from the coding sequence ATGAAACAACCTTACTGGATTGCCCCTTCTATTCTCTCTGCGAACTTTGCTAAACTTGGCGAAGAAGTAGATGCAGTTTTAGCAGGTGGCGCAGATATCATTCATTTTGATGTGATGGATAATCACTATGTGGAAAACCTCACATTTGGCCCAATGATCTGCCAAGCACTCCGTGATTATGGCGTAACAGCACCGATTGATGTCCATTTAATGGTTAGTCCTGTGGATCGCATGATCGAAGCTTTTGCCAAAGCTGGCGCCACTTACATTACCTTTCACCCAGAAGCTTCCCTTCATGTAGATCGCTCCCTTCAACTTATTAAATCATTGGGCTGCAAAGCAGGATTAGTCTTAAACCCTGCCACCCCAATTAATGTTCTTGATCACGTTTGGGATTATCTCGACATGGTATTAGTGATGAGCGTAAACCCAGGCTTTGGCGGGCAAAAATTTATCCCAACAAGCTTAGATAAGCTCAAAACACTTCGAGCAATGATTGATGAGAAAACAGCGGGCACTGATCGTGAAATCCGCCTTGAAATTGATGGTGGCGTCAACGTTCATAATATTAAAGAGATTGCGGAAGCGGGTGCTGATACGTTTGTGGCAGGTAGTGCGATCTTTAATAGCGATCTTAGTTATCAAGACATCATTGGGAAAATGAAAGGTCAATTAGCATAA
- the glpK gene encoding glycerol kinase GlpK — MQKYVMAIDQGTTSSRAIIFDRLGNIKGSSQREFRQIFPHPGWVEHDPTEIWASVLSVMTEVLAENRIDPQQIATIGITNQRETTVIWDKKTGIPIYNALVWQSRQTDTICDALRAKGYEQLFKEKTGLVIDPYFSGTKVAWILDHVEGARARAEKGDLLFGTIDTWLIWKLTEGKVHITDYSNASRTLMYNIYDLKWDEELLQILNIPQNLLPKVCSSSEIYGVTAPRHFFGESVTISGNAGDQQAALFGQACFKEGMAKNTYGTGCFMLMNTGTKKVKSESGLLTTLAWGIDGKVQYALEGSIFVAGSAVQWLRDGLRMFQDTSLSEDYAEKVDSTNGVYVVPAFVGLGTPYWDPDARGAIFGITRGTGKEHFIRATLESIAYQTCDVLHAMEKDADLSLNSLRVDGGASLNNFLMQFQSDILGVEVDRPSVSETTALGAAYLAGLAVGYWSSIEEIENIWALDQKYSPNMPLKSRNVLYHGWQCAVKAAQSFKPYIEDEDHL; from the coding sequence ATGCAAAAGTATGTCATGGCCATTGATCAGGGAACAACTAGTTCAAGAGCCATTATTTTTGATCGGCTTGGTAACATTAAAGGCAGTAGTCAGCGAGAGTTTCGGCAAATATTTCCACATCCAGGATGGGTTGAGCATGATCCTACCGAGATTTGGGCCTCCGTTTTATCGGTGATGACAGAGGTGCTTGCGGAAAATAGAATTGATCCTCAACAGATTGCAACGATAGGAATTACAAATCAACGTGAGACAACGGTTATTTGGGATAAAAAAACAGGAATCCCCATTTATAATGCGTTGGTTTGGCAATCAAGGCAGACAGATACGATTTGTGATGCTTTGCGGGCAAAAGGATATGAGCAGTTATTTAAAGAAAAAACAGGGTTAGTGATCGATCCATATTTTTCTGGAACGAAGGTAGCATGGATTTTAGATCATGTGGAAGGGGCAAGAGCGCGAGCAGAGAAAGGGGATCTCTTATTTGGCACAATTGACACATGGTTAATTTGGAAGTTAACCGAGGGTAAAGTCCATATTACGGATTACTCTAATGCTAGCCGAACTTTGATGTATAACATCTATGATCTTAAGTGGGATGAGGAGTTATTACAGATTTTAAATATCCCCCAAAACTTATTACCGAAAGTTTGCTCTTCCTCTGAAATTTATGGTGTCACAGCACCAAGACACTTTTTTGGGGAGAGCGTGACGATTTCAGGCAATGCCGGAGATCAGCAGGCAGCGCTTTTTGGGCAAGCGTGTTTTAAAGAAGGAATGGCCAAAAATACCTATGGAACAGGGTGTTTCATGTTGATGAATACTGGCACTAAAAAAGTAAAATCAGAAAGTGGATTGCTTACAACGCTTGCTTGGGGCATTGATGGGAAGGTGCAATATGCGTTAGAGGGCTCTATATTTGTTGCCGGATCTGCGGTGCAGTGGCTTCGTGATGGGCTGAGAATGTTTCAAGATACGAGCTTGTCTGAAGATTATGCTGAAAAAGTCGATTCAACAAATGGCGTATATGTTGTTCCGGCATTTGTCGGGCTTGGCACGCCTTATTGGGACCCTGATGCAAGGGGGGCGATATTTGGCATTACAAGAGGAACTGGGAAAGAGCATTTTATTCGTGCTACTTTAGAATCTATCGCCTATCAGACTTGTGATGTTCTTCATGCGATGGAGAAAGATGCGGATTTATCTTTAAACTCTCTAAGGGTTGATGGTGGTGCATCTTTAAATAATTTTCTGATGCAGTTTCAAAGTGATATTTTGGGGGTAGAGGTTGATAGGCCGAGTGTGAGTGAAACAACTGCCTTAGGAGCTGCTTATTTAGCAGGATTAGCTGTGGGTTATTGGTCTTCTATAGAGGAGATTGAAAATATTTGGGCGTTAGATCAAAAATATAGCCCCAATATGCCACTTAAATCCCGAAATGTACTCTATCATGGTTGGCAATGTGCGGTGAAAGCTGCGCAATCTTTTAAGCCTTATATTGAAGATGAGGATCATCTTTAA
- the rsfS gene encoding ribosome silencing factor produces the protein MIAEVKDKLVNGLDEMKAINPLAFDVEGIVSYADWVVVASANSGPHLKALVRKAEEVMLKSGIKPIGVEGVNTASDWVLIDFGDIVLHLLTEEKRDFYNLEKIFVRAE, from the coding sequence ATGATCGCTGAAGTAAAAGATAAGTTAGTAAATGGTTTAGATGAGATGAAGGCAATTAACCCTCTCGCATTTGATGTCGAAGGGATCGTAAGCTACGCAGATTGGGTCGTTGTGGCTTCAGCAAACTCTGGTCCACATTTGAAAGCTTTGGTGCGTAAAGCAGAAGAAGTGATGTTGAAATCAGGAATTAAACCAATAGGCGTTGAAGGGGTAAATACTGCTTCTGATTGGGTTTTAATTGATTTTGGTGATATTGTCCTGCATCTTTTAACCGAAGAAAAACGCGATTTTTATAATCTTGAGAAGATTTTTGTACGTGCTGAATAG
- the rpmB gene encoding 50S ribosomal protein L28, with protein sequence MSKVCQVTGKGPMTGNNVSHANNRTRRRFLPNLQVHRLWVESENRFVSLRISPAGLRTIDKKGIDAVLADLRAKGEKF encoded by the coding sequence ATGAGTAAAGTATGTCAAGTAACTGGGAAAGGACCAATGACTGGTAACAACGTTTCCCACGCAAACAATAGAACACGTCGTCGTTTCCTTCCAAACCTTCAAGTTCATCGCTTATGGGTTGAGAGTGAGAATCGTTTCGTATCTCTTCGTATCTCTCCAGCTGGTCTTCGTACCATTGATAAAAAAGGTATCGACGCAGTTTTAGCAGATCTTCGCGCTAAGGGCGAAAAATTCTAA
- a CDS encoding type IV pilus twitching motility protein PilT, whose protein sequence is MLVNLLKLANQKGASDLHLCVNRPAFIRHNGNLQAITTSKLPKEPLTTCLLSLLTDKELTHFQQSHAIDFACTLKINNDIAIRLRAHFFQSMQGLTAVFRLIPETIKTLAAIHAPPFLTTLTQSKSGLILITGATGSGKSTTLSALIHEITQHQEKHIITIEDPIERIFTSTKSLIEQRELNTHTNAFNHALKDALRADPDIIVIGELRDKATVHLALQAAETGHLVFATLHTQSASKTIDRLLSYFPLERALEIRSQLAETLKAVIAQQLITIDEQRYALFEIMTVNSAISNLIRDNQISQIASTIQTSRQFGMQTFSQHLEFLQKSGILSDLLAEKAQNLLNPEIYS, encoded by the coding sequence ATGCTGGTGAATCTTCTGAAGCTTGCAAATCAAAAAGGGGCATCTGATCTTCATCTTTGCGTTAATCGCCCAGCATTTATTCGCCATAATGGAAACTTACAAGCCATTACCACCTCAAAACTACCAAAAGAGCCCCTTACTACCTGCTTACTCTCCCTCTTAACAGATAAGGAGCTAACGCATTTTCAGCAATCTCATGCTATTGACTTTGCCTGCACCTTGAAAATTAATAATGATATTGCGATTCGTCTTCGGGCGCATTTCTTTCAAAGCATGCAAGGATTAACGGCTGTCTTTCGCCTGATTCCCGAAACGATTAAAACTCTAGCGGCAATTCATGCGCCGCCCTTTTTAACAACACTCACTCAATCAAAAAGTGGATTAATACTGATCACCGGCGCAACTGGATCCGGTAAATCAACAACCCTCTCGGCGCTCATTCACGAGATCACTCAGCATCAAGAAAAACATATCATCACTATTGAAGACCCCATTGAAAGAATCTTTACATCAACAAAATCTCTGATAGAGCAGCGAGAACTCAACACTCATACAAATGCTTTTAATCATGCACTTAAAGACGCCTTACGAGCTGATCCTGACATTATTGTGATTGGCGAGCTAAGAGATAAGGCGACGGTGCATCTTGCGCTACAAGCTGCCGAAACGGGCCACTTAGTATTTGCGACACTTCATACACAATCTGCCTCTAAAACTATTGATCGACTCTTAAGCTACTTCCCTCTTGAGAGGGCTCTAGAAATTCGCAGCCAGCTTGCCGAAACATTAAAGGCGGTTATTGCGCAACAATTAATCACAATTGATGAACAACGTTATGCTTTATTTGAGATTATGACCGTCAATAGCGCAATTTCTAATCTAATAAGAGATAACCAAATCTCTCAAATAGCCAGTACTATTCAGACTAGTCGACAATTTGGCATGCAAACATTCTCACAACACCTAGAATTTTTACAAAAAAGTGGTATACTTTCCGACTTGTTAGCCGAAAAGGCACAAAATTTACTTAATCCCGAAATCTATTCGTAA
- a CDS encoding c-type cytochrome gives MKFLKKMTYLSLLSVLPLMSQAADGEKVYMKGGEIPMAIACMTCHGMNGEGLAAAGYPSVSGKSAEYLAKQVRDFQERKRKHPVMDSIAAAISEDELVAVTEYMEALPAPELPMIPRSTQPTDLGSQLALRGDWSRNIPECVACHGPGGIGVGKTFPKLAGQSEIYIVNQMNAWKNGNRQNDQADLMGHIARSLSDEEIKAVAVYFSKVGQ, from the coding sequence ATGAAATTTTTAAAAAAAATGACATATCTTTCTCTTTTGAGCGTATTGCCGTTAATGAGTCAGGCAGCTGATGGAGAAAAAGTCTATATGAAAGGTGGGGAAATCCCTATGGCAATTGCTTGTATGACCTGTCATGGTATGAATGGTGAAGGTTTAGCAGCTGCAGGATACCCTAGTGTTTCTGGGAAATCAGCCGAATATTTAGCAAAGCAAGTTCGTGATTTCCAAGAGAGAAAGCGCAAACATCCTGTGATGGATAGTATTGCTGCTGCGATTAGTGAAGATGAGCTTGTGGCGGTGACGGAGTATATGGAGGCACTTCCTGCGCCAGAACTTCCTATGATTCCACGCTCTACGCAACCAACAGATTTAGGAAGTCAATTAGCCCTTCGTGGTGATTGGAGCCGTAATATTCCAGAGTGTGTGGCGTGTCATGGTCCTGGTGGTATTGGGGTTGGTAAAACTTTCCCTAAACTTGCAGGTCAAAGTGAGATCTATATCGTCAATCAGATGAATGCTTGGAAAAATGGTAATCGCCAAAATGACCAAGCAGATCTAATGGGGCACATTGCTCGTTCATTAAGTGATGAAGAGATCAAAGCTGTGGCTGTGTACTTTTCAAAAGTTGGACAATAG